From Leptolyngbyaceae cyanobacterium, one genomic window encodes:
- a CDS encoding radical SAM protein has translation MVANSQCFKEYWENKSKMSVRDKSNSFNIYESPAKSLLNKATGFINYYDFTLNPYRGCQYGCSYCYAAAFSPSPKMRQTWGEWVIIKQNATEILDKELAKWYKKNPDKHPSIYMSSVTDPYQPIESAEKLSRGLLEVMLKYQPTLVIQTRSPMITRDIDILRQFQRLRINLSIPTGSESVRKDFEPRSPSIKARLNAIGKLIHNIVSDDTHHIKFSVTVTPLLPILPEDRIPFINKLEIVDRVVIQEFHTSQTRSHVAGTREEAIALKQKYAWWYDREQENYFEFKQKLVDLLPSVEIKEGKEGFGYE, from the coding sequence ATGGTAGCCAATTCTCAATGTTTTAAAGAATACTGGGAAAATAAATCGAAGATGTCAGTTAGAGACAAATCAAATAGTTTTAATATTTATGAAAGTCCGGCGAAATCGCTTCTAAACAAAGCAACGGGTTTTATCAATTATTATGATTTTACCCTCAATCCTTATAGAGGATGTCAATATGGATGTAGCTACTGTTATGCTGCTGCATTTAGTCCTAGCCCAAAAATGCGCCAAACATGGGGTGAATGGGTAATTATCAAACAAAATGCTACCGAAATATTGGATAAAGAATTAGCAAAATGGTACAAAAAGAATCCAGATAAACATCCTAGCATTTACATGAGTAGCGTAACCGATCCTTATCAACCAATAGAATCGGCAGAAAAGCTAAGTCGAGGTTTGTTAGAGGTAATGCTAAAATATCAGCCAACTTTGGTAATTCAAACTCGTAGTCCGATGATTACTAGAGATATTGATATTTTGCGGCAGTTTCAAAGGTTGAGAATTAATCTAAGTATTCCAACTGGTAGCGAGTCAGTAAGAAAAGATTTTGAACCGCGATCGCCAAGTATTAAAGCCAGGTTAAATGCGATCGGAAAACTAATACATAACATAGTTTCTGATGATACCCATCATATAAAATTTTCCGTAACAGTCACGCCACTGCTACCTATATTGCCAGAGGATCGGATACCTTTCATCAACAAACTAGAAATAGTCGATCGCGTAGTCATTCAAGAATTCCACACCAGCCAAACTCGTTCTCATGTAGCGGGAACGCGAGAAGAAGCGATCGCCCTTAAGCAAAAGTACGCTTGGTGGTACGATCGAGAACAAGAAAACTATTTTGAGTTTAAGCAAAAGTTAGTTGACTTGCTGCCTAGCGTTGAAATTAAAGAAGGTAAAGAAGGATTTGGCTACGAATAA
- a CDS encoding ATP-binding protein, translated as MKLKNIQLRIFNHLQKLQIRILFFTFGASLMPILLVYGVAWKLIYQPLVKLEKTRLDDQFLAFRGYVEATTNGLQDLVNGYAIWTDLYEAIQKQNIPWIAKEVTKQMVFSTNADHATVINNQGKTLAQTGEALNQPVVQQKIAAFLEQGKQDKDLITLGDRKLLILVSAPVFQTDGSGKSPGNLVVGQTLNHIWLQKFLTFSQPTTKVEIISITGNLMFASEQKNHLDMWDSHNFRTSILERITKKEPLYRIEPESGHNIIYAPILSKGKSVAIVKIQISSQYFQEASLVLNSVIWVGLGLSIVISITVARLLADQIGQPIKQLAKRSKTLANGNLDDPIPGINYGGEIGQLAKAYQEMAQALKALINNLESRVLERTQELEIARQNLEERVQQRTEELSQKNYQLQQTHDKLQQLNSELSIKAEQLSQALTTLKKTQTQLVQTEKMSSLGQLVAGIAHEINNPINFIYANLAYVSTYSQDLLTLIARYQERYSDLEIEQDVEQIELEFLKIDLPKIISSMQIGANRISQIVLSLRNFSRLDESDVKLVDIHEGIDSTLLILGSRLRSQTDWKEDNELSAIEVIKDYAKLPPIECYPRQINQVIMNIISNAIDELEKLDNQSIKQITIKTMLISKNQISIQIRDNGPGISPEIKDKIFDPFFTTKPVGKGTGLGLSICYQIAQRHGGSIDVISELGKGAEFLINLPIKSIF; from the coding sequence ATGAAATTAAAAAACATTCAATTGCGAATATTTAATCATTTGCAAAAGCTGCAAATTAGAATTTTATTTTTTACGTTTGGGGCATCATTAATGCCAATCTTATTGGTTTATGGCGTAGCGTGGAAATTAATATACCAACCCCTGGTTAAATTGGAAAAAACTAGACTTGACGACCAATTTTTGGCTTTTAGAGGATACGTGGAAGCCACTACTAATGGATTGCAAGATTTAGTCAATGGCTATGCAATTTGGACGGATTTGTATGAGGCTATTCAAAAACAAAATATACCTTGGATTGCCAAAGAAGTAACCAAACAAATGGTTTTTTCAACTAATGCCGATCATGCCACAGTTATTAACAATCAAGGAAAAACTTTGGCACAAACAGGAGAAGCTTTAAATCAACCAGTAGTACAGCAAAAAATTGCTGCTTTCCTCGAACAAGGAAAGCAAGATAAAGATTTGATAACGTTGGGCGATCGCAAATTATTAATTTTAGTCAGCGCTCCTGTTTTCCAAACTGACGGTAGCGGTAAATCACCCGGTAATTTAGTTGTAGGGCAAACCTTAAATCATATTTGGTTACAAAAATTTTTAACTTTTTCACAGCCTACAACTAAGGTAGAAATTATTTCTATAACTGGGAATTTAATGTTTGCCAGCGAACAAAAAAATCATCTGGATATGTGGGATAGTCATAACTTTCGCACATCTATTTTAGAACGTATAACAAAAAAAGAACCACTGTATCGCATCGAACCAGAGTCAGGCCATAATATAATATATGCTCCTATCCTTTCTAAGGGTAAATCTGTTGCGATCGTCAAAATTCAGATTTCTTCTCAATATTTTCAAGAAGCATCTTTAGTACTTAACAGTGTAATTTGGGTAGGTTTGGGTTTATCAATTGTAATTTCTATTACAGTTGCTCGCCTACTAGCCGATCAAATCGGACAACCGATCAAACAATTAGCCAAACGTAGCAAAACTCTAGCGAATGGAAATTTAGACGACCCTATTCCCGGCATTAATTATGGCGGCGAAATTGGTCAATTAGCCAAAGCTTACCAAGAAATGGCGCAAGCGTTAAAAGCGCTGATTAATAATTTAGAAAGCCGAGTACTAGAACGAACTCAAGAATTAGAAATAGCAAGGCAAAACTTGGAAGAGAGAGTACAACAAAGGACAGAAGAATTGTCTCAAAAAAATTATCAATTACAACAAACTCACGACAAATTACAACAACTTAATTCTGAATTGTCCATCAAGGCAGAACAACTTTCACAAGCACTAACCACTCTCAAAAAGACGCAAACTCAACTAGTGCAAACAGAAAAAATGTCTAGTTTAGGGCAGTTAGTTGCTGGGATTGCTCATGAAATAAATAATCCGATTAACTTCATTTATGCCAATCTTGCCTATGTAAGTACTTACAGCCAAGATTTGCTTACTTTGATCGCTCGTTATCAAGAACGTTATTCAGATTTGGAAATCGAGCAAGATGTTGAACAAATTGAACTAGAATTTTTAAAGATTGATTTGCCAAAAATTATCTCTTCTATGCAAATAGGTGCTAACCGCATTAGTCAGATTGTTTTATCGCTGCGAAACTTCTCGCGACTTGATGAATCAGATGTTAAATTAGTAGATATTCATGAAGGAATTGATAGTACTTTGTTAATTTTGGGCAGTCGTTTGCGATCGCAAACAGACTGGAAAGAGGATAATGAACTTTCTGCGATCGAGGTAATCAAAGATTATGCTAAATTACCACCGATCGAGTGTTACCCCAGACAAATCAATCAGGTAATTATGAATATCATTAGTAATGCAATAGATGAATTAGAAAAATTAGACAATCAATCAATTAAACAAATTACAATTAAAACTATGCTTATTTCAAAAAATCAAATTTCCATTCAAATTAGAGATAACGGCCCTGGAATTAGCCCGGAAATCAAAGATAAAATATTCGATCCGTTTTTTACAACCAAACCTGTGGGGAAAGGTACTGGTTTAGGGCTTTCTATTTGCTATCAAATCGCCCAAAGACATGGAGGCAGTATCGATGTAATTTCCGAATTAGGAAAGGGAGCAGAATTTTTGATTAACCTACCGATTAAAAGTATCTTTTAA
- the urtE gene encoding urea ABC transporter ATP-binding subunit UrtE has protein sequence MSTNSAIASEYNESLTQLMLQVTGLNVYYGESHILRDVDLSVPAGQMVCLIGRNGVGKTTLLKTIMGLLKPRTGTINLAGESILGESPDKRAKMGIGYVPQGREIIPRLTVKENLLLGLEARTQRGKNEEIPEEIFALFPVLKTMLSRMGGDLSGGQQQQLAIARALMGRPRLLMLDEPTEGIQPSIILEIEAAVRRIVRTTGISVLLVEQHLHFVRQADRYYAMQKGGIVAAGPTSELSQDVIQKFLAV, from the coding sequence ATGTCTACAAATTCAGCAATTGCTAGCGAATACAACGAATCACTTACCCAGTTGATGTTACAAGTAACTGGTTTAAATGTTTATTATGGCGAAAGCCACATTCTTAGGGATGTAGATTTGAGCGTTCCGGCTGGGCAAATGGTTTGCCTGATCGGACGCAACGGAGTGGGCAAAACTACTTTATTAAAAACTATTATGGGTTTGCTCAAACCTCGGACGGGTACGATTAATTTGGCAGGTGAATCGATCTTAGGAGAATCTCCCGACAAGAGAGCAAAAATGGGTATTGGCTACGTGCCTCAAGGACGAGAAATTATACCTCGTTTAACTGTGAAAGAAAATTTATTGTTAGGGTTAGAAGCGAGAACACAACGTGGTAAAAATGAAGAAATTCCAGAGGAAATTTTTGCTTTATTTCCCGTATTAAAAACCATGTTATCTCGTATGGGAGGGGACTTAAGCGGCGGACAACAGCAACAATTAGCGATCGCGCGTGCTTTGATGGGACGCCCCCGCTTGCTGATGTTGGATGAACCGACAGAAGGAATTCAGCCTTCGATCATTCTGGAAATAGAAGCTGCCGTTCGCCGCATTGTCAGAACTACAGGTATTTCCGTGCTGTTAGTCGAACAACACTTGCATTTCGTGCGGCAGGCCGATCGCTATTATGCAATGCAAAAAGGTGGTATTGTAGCTGCTGGCCCCACTAGCGAACTCAGCCAAGATGTAATTCAAAAGTTTTTGGCAGTTTAG
- the treZ gene encoding malto-oligosyltrehalose trehalohydrolase, translated as MKIGSDYLGNGRCQFTVWAPSHEDVAVQIVSPESRLIPMQKDEWGYFKVLAEGIEPGTLYYYKIAGETDRPDPASQYQPKDVHGPSQVVDRSTIQWNDANWSGVPLEEMIIYELHVGTFTPEGTFEAIIPRLKELHELGVNAIEIMPVAQFPGDRNWGYDGVYPFAVQSSYGGPEGLKKLVDAAHQEGISIVLDVVYNHFGPEGNYTSQYGPYFTEMYKTPWGMALNFDDIYSYGVRNYFIKNALYWFENYHIDALRLDAVHAIFDFGAKHFLQELAEEVTALSKRARRKFYLIAESDLNDVRVIRDRESGGYGIDAQWSDDFHHILHVLLTGEQKGYYKDFGSCQQMAKILKEGFVYTWEYSPHRRRYHGNDPSDRPAHQFVVCTQNHDQVGNRMMGERLTHLVSFEALKLAAGVMLISPYVPMLFMGEEYGEEAPFLYFVSHTDPDLVEAVKQGRKREFTEFHAEEEGEFIDPFSTDAFQKSKLQWHKRKEGKHKALLELHQHLIHLRRTMPVLKNLDKDNLEATALEEEKIVFLRRSDSTGNQIFCIMNFNQNEVNCPTSPGGIWRKILDSADSKWMGSGSQMPEKLLQEQTVTISPHSFALYELETLAQ; from the coding sequence GTGAAAATCGGGTCTGATTATTTGGGTAACGGTCGTTGTCAATTTACTGTTTGGGCGCCATCTCACGAAGATGTTGCTGTTCAAATTGTCTCTCCCGAATCGCGTCTCATCCCCATGCAAAAAGATGAATGGGGCTACTTTAAAGTATTAGCAGAGGGCATCGAACCGGGAACTCTTTATTATTACAAAATAGCCGGGGAAACCGATCGGCCAGACCCCGCTTCTCAGTATCAACCAAAAGACGTGCATGGCCCTTCTCAAGTGGTGGATCGTAGCACGATTCAGTGGAATGACGCCAACTGGTCTGGCGTTCCTTTAGAGGAAATGATTATCTATGAATTGCACGTCGGTACGTTCACACCAGAAGGTACTTTCGAGGCAATTATTCCTAGATTAAAAGAATTGCACGAGTTGGGAGTAAATGCCATTGAAATTATGCCAGTTGCTCAATTTCCCGGCGATCGCAACTGGGGTTACGATGGTGTCTATCCCTTTGCTGTGCAAAGTTCCTACGGTGGGCCAGAAGGATTGAAAAAACTAGTTGATGCCGCACACCAAGAGGGAATATCGATCGTCCTTGACGTAGTTTACAATCATTTTGGCCCAGAAGGAAACTACACCAGTCAATACGGCCCTTACTTTACCGAAATGTACAAAACGCCTTGGGGCATGGCGTTAAACTTTGACGATATTTACAGTTACGGCGTGCGGAATTACTTTATTAAAAACGCCCTTTACTGGTTTGAAAATTATCACATTGATGCCCTGCGATTAGATGCGGTACACGCCATTTTTGATTTTGGTGCTAAACATTTTTTACAAGAACTCGCAGAAGAAGTTACTGCCTTATCTAAACGGGCAAGAAGGAAGTTTTATCTAATTGCAGAAAGCGATTTAAATGACGTGCGAGTAATTCGCGATCGCGAATCGGGCGGATATGGTATAGATGCCCAATGGAGTGATGATTTCCATCACATATTGCACGTACTTTTAACAGGGGAACAAAAAGGATATTACAAAGATTTTGGCAGTTGCCAACAAATGGCCAAAATCTTAAAAGAAGGGTTTGTTTATACTTGGGAATACTCCCCTCATCGCCGTCGATATCACGGTAACGATCCCAGCGATCGGCCCGCCCATCAATTTGTAGTTTGTACACAAAATCACGACCAAGTTGGCAATAGAATGATGGGAGAAAGACTAACCCATCTAGTCTCATTTGAAGCGCTCAAATTAGCAGCAGGCGTCATGCTAATTTCTCCTTACGTACCCATGCTTTTCATGGGAGAAGAATACGGCGAAGAAGCACCGTTTCTCTACTTTGTCAGTCATACCGATCCGGATTTAGTGGAAGCAGTGAAACAAGGGAGAAAAAGAGAATTCACCGAGTTTCATGCAGAAGAAGAAGGAGAATTTATCGATCCCTTCAGCACCGACGCTTTCCAAAAATCCAAATTACAGTGGCATAAACGGAAAGAAGGCAAACATAAAGCGCTGTTAGAACTGCATCAGCATCTCATTCACTTACGCCGTACCATGCCAGTGTTGAAAAACCTGGATAAAGATAATTTAGAAGCAACAGCCCTGGAAGAAGAAAAAATAGTTTTCTTACGTCGTAGTGACAGTACGGGTAACCAAATTTTTTGCATCATGAACTTCAATCAAAATGAAGTTAATTGCCCAACATCTCCGGGCGGAATCTGGCGAAAAATTCTCGATTCTGCCGATTCTAAATGGATGGGGTCTGGTTCTCAAATGCCAGAAAAATTGTTGCAAGAACAAACAGTAACAATTTCCCCCCATAGTTTTGCCCTTTACGAATTAGAAACATTAGCACAGTGA
- the fmdA gene encoding formamidase, with translation MPEVLFKVDLNKPFTEQALVGHNRWHPDIPAVASVNPGAVFRIECKDWTDGQIGNNDSPNDVRDVDLTVVHVLSGPIYVNGAQPGDILVVDILDVGTLLDYEWGFTGIFSRENGGGFLTEHFPVAQKAIWDIQGIYTKSRHIPDVKFAGIPHPGLIGCAPSHDLLGIWNKREADLVATNPERVPPLAALPNPRNAILGSLSGAEYDRIAQEAARTVPPREHGGNCDIKNLSKGSRIYFPVYVEGAKLSMGDIHFSQGDGEISFCGAIEMAGYLDLHVDLIKGGVEKYGLTNPIFKPGPVEPRYSEFLVFEGISVDEFTGQQYYLDAHVAYRRACLNAIAYFKKFGYTGEQIYLLLGSAPVEGRISGIVDIPNACCTLAVPTAIFEKNVLPS, from the coding sequence ATGCCGGAAGTCCTCTTCAAAGTAGACTTGAACAAACCATTTACCGAACAAGCATTAGTAGGTCATAATCGCTGGCATCCTGATATTCCAGCCGTAGCTTCTGTTAATCCTGGTGCTGTATTTCGTATTGAATGCAAAGACTGGACGGATGGACAAATTGGCAATAATGACAGCCCTAATGATGTAAGGGATGTGGATTTAACGGTTGTTCACGTATTAAGTGGGCCTATTTACGTGAATGGCGCTCAACCGGGAGATATTCTGGTAGTTGATATTTTAGATGTGGGAACTTTGTTAGATTATGAATGGGGTTTTACTGGGATTTTTTCGAGGGAAAATGGAGGCGGTTTTTTAACAGAGCATTTTCCAGTTGCTCAAAAAGCAATTTGGGATATTCAAGGGATTTATACGAAATCTCGCCATATTCCTGATGTAAAATTTGCCGGAATTCCTCACCCTGGATTAATTGGTTGTGCGCCTTCTCACGATTTACTTGGCATTTGGAATAAGCGAGAAGCGGATTTGGTAGCAACTAATCCGGAAAGAGTACCACCTTTGGCAGCTTTGCCAAATCCGAGAAATGCGATTCTTGGTTCGTTGAGTGGTGCAGAATACGATCGCATTGCTCAAGAAGCAGCCAGAACTGTTCCTCCTCGCGAACATGGGGGCAATTGCGATATCAAAAATTTGTCGAAAGGTTCGCGCATTTATTTCCCGGTTTATGTGGAAGGTGCGAAACTTTCGATGGGTGATATTCATTTTTCTCAAGGAGATGGAGAAATTTCTTTCTGCGGTGCAATTGAAATGGCGGGTTACCTAGATTTGCACGTAGATTTGATTAAAGGTGGCGTGGAAAAATACGGGCTCACTAATCCTATTTTTAAACCTGGGCCAGTGGAACCACGATATTCAGAATTTTTGGTATTTGAAGGGATTTCTGTTGATGAGTTTACCGGGCAACAATATTATTTGGATGCTCATGTTGCTTATCGGCGGGCTTGTTTGAATGCGATCGCATATTTCAAAAAGTTCGGATATACCGGAGAACAGATTTATTTACTGTTAGGTTCTGCACCTGTGGAAGGGCGGATTAGTGGCATTGTGGATATTCCGAATGCTTGTTGTACGTTGGCAGTTCCAACGGCAATTTTTGAGAAGAATGTTTTGCCTTCTTAA
- a CDS encoding zinc ribbon domain-containing protein: protein MPVYEFRCNNCGTFEQRLNMSEASKPMVCPTCQATAKRIYSVAGLITTPYALSSRIERSAEPRVVNKSEIKKSEHHKHHHDRHHERPWMIGH, encoded by the coding sequence ATGCCTGTTTACGAATTTCGGTGCAACAATTGCGGAACTTTTGAGCAGAGGCTTAATATGAGCGAAGCTAGCAAACCAATGGTTTGCCCAACTTGTCAAGCTACTGCTAAAAGAATTTATTCGGTAGCTGGTTTAATTACTACCCCTTATGCACTAAGCAGTCGAATTGAACGAAGTGCAGAACCTCGCGTAGTGAATAAATCAGAAATTAAAAAGTCAGAACATCACAAACATCATCACGATCGCCATCATGAGCGACCTTGGATGATCGGACATTGA